From the genome of Falco biarmicus isolate bFalBia1 chromosome 2, bFalBia1.pri, whole genome shotgun sequence:
CCTGCACTGCTAAAACGAATTTCTGCCCACCCTGGTTTCCTTTCTTGCCTCCCTGCAGTGCCTCCCCTgggagggcaggctggcagTTCAGCTCTAGTGAGCTGGAGGCAAAAAGCAGGCTGTACTTCtctaaaaaaataaccaaaaaaatctGCCTCCACAGGACTCTGCAAAAACCCGATGGATGCAAGTGGACAGAATTAGGCATGTGGCAGTCCTCATCCATTGTCCTGTCCTGTTCCCCTGCTGCTGAGTTATAGCTGCCCAAGGAGTACTTCCCCATAAACAGTGCCTTGATGACCCAGGAAGCTCACCCCCTTTCCTTGACACTGTCACTTATCGATGCCACTGATGACCAAGGGATTACTCAGccaaggagaggcagtggggatGTCCTTGACTGAGGTCTCGGAGCACTGCCTGGCTGCACCGCCGGTGCAGGACTGCCAAGACAGGCTCCAGGCAAGCGGAGAGCGAGGTCTGGCCACCGATCTGtgtggcagcagggcaggagcgcGAGTTATCAATGCCTACGTCGGTCTGGGGTAGTTGCAGCCAGACCTCTAAGGCTGATAGAATGGAtatgctttttgtttcaaatgacagcttaaaaaaagaatgaagaagaaatttaTGTCAGTTTTAGTATGGAACGAGATCCACTGGTTCACAGCCCCCTGTGAAAGAAACCATTGCCTCTCTTTATTGACATCAGAGCACTTCCAGGTATTTTTGCCAGGACTTTATAAACTGTTCTTACTACTGTCACGTATCCTGCTTGGCTGGGAATTTGTGCAGTAAGAATAGTACTACACATAAGTATTCCCACTGCACAAACATCTTGGCAAGCAAAATAATCTATCAGTATATAGTAAACATACTACCTAATGAGACACAAGCCATTTCCTGCACTTGGACTTGTGCTCCATTATTCACGGCTGTCCAAAGCCCTTGTTCAAAGCTGATATTGTAATCACTTGCCTAGATCTCTTGTaatgtaaatacagaaaaaatcctATGTAATTGAGCACCTTCATCAGGCTACCTTTCATCTTAAAAAGGCATCTCAGAAAAAACATAACGGACTATGAACAGTTTGACTCTATCTTCCCTAAGAAGCCATTGTCAAAGCAGTTTCCATCCATTCCTTCCACATTAGAATCAGTTGTGAAGATGCTTGCAGCCTCAGTGAAGTTTCTGTACAATGTTTTTTCACATCATACATAATAGCTATGGTTAACAAAATATGAGTTTATAATCACTTGTAACATTCAATCACCAAAGCCTGGTCCCAGATCATTCTTGTTATTGTTGGTCTCAGCAAATTGCTTAGAAAtgccattttgtttttttaaaaacagtgatgATGATAACTTGCATCAATGCTGAAAAACACAGTTCAaatcaacatgaaaaaaatggcCAGGTGATCAGACATGGAAGGGGAGGTTCAGAATGAAACCAGAGGAAATGCTGAAAGGATCCCAGGTCTGGAGATGCTACCAGGTGATAACATAATAGCAAACAGTTTTTTTGCCAGATGAAGTATACCAAGCATTGCCTTCCAGTtcttggaagtattttttttaaccttattaAATGGCAGTGTGTTGGTTCATATGTTGCTCTGGAGAGACCTATATCTTTCTGGGGTTAACAGGAATctagtgcttttcttttttgtgatgGTTTTACGTCACAGTACATGTTGTACTGGACTTCACTGTAACATGAAATGGAGAGGGCTGGGGTTCTTTGTTcattggtttgggttttaattGTTTGAACACACTGTGGAACGATTGCATTTTGCAAAGATTTTAGAAGTAAATGTCTTGATTTTATACTCTTCTTGACAATCAGTGGTTACAGTACTTGAGTGTAACCTCTGCTGGCACAGAGGCTGCCTTGTGCACCAAAGCCTGGCCAAATGGAAGTTCCCCAAATGCCACTGGGAATAGACGGAAATATTAACCCTAATGCACCTTCAGTCAAGACCCCATGCAGAAAACATCAGGGCTGAGCCTGAGAAGTGAGTACATGTCATTACATGGTATTTGGGACAAGATTatagaaattgtttttctgaTCTATATAATGCATCAATTGTGCAGAATGCTAAATCTGCTAAAGAGCTAAATGCCCATTCAGTGACAAATTCCGgtacttaattttttctttttcattttcttaataaaatctTAACATCTAATGTCTAGTTTTGTTCTGACATTTCTAAAAACCCGATTCTGATCCACTGAGATGGTTTATTTGCATTGTGATGCACCATCTcgtttcaaaatatttattttgatgagGTCAAAACATTGtagtataatttaaaatattggcTATAACATACTGTCAAATACATCTGTCATAATGCTATTGCAATTCATATTTCAAGGgactataaaaaaaaacaaacaaaaagttaagTCAAAGCAAAACTAATATGTTGACATAATGAAACATTCATGCATTATGGAAATAAACTTAGCAGGCAATCGCTGCTGAAAATCACTGTGTCTCATGATGAAGTTCACTGTTTTAGGCAAAACAGTATCTTGTAGGAACAGTATTCAAACAACAAGTTGCAACCCGTTCGGCTTTAGTGCTTGTCGCGGGGCAGAAACTACAAACCAAACCATTACTTTTAGCAAAACTGCTCTTGAACTGCCTGCCTTCAAAACCTTAACTGAAAGTAGGCAGGTATGTGCTGTCTCTGGAATATCACAGCctcctttgtatttattttccaggttttgCAGCAAGCAGTTTTGTGTTCGCGTTTTTTCTTTGTCcggaaagaaaggaaaggaagaaatgaacaATGGTAAACTTTGTATTGTAACCCTTATAAATTAAAAGCCATCTTAGCTTTGTTTTATGCCATGCACAGAAATTATAAagcagctgtgtcctgcaggcAAATCTTAGGGAACTCACACATAGTCATTTAATCTGTAGCCACTATGGGAAGCAGATGTCAGGGAAGAAGCGTGGTTTCCCTTGTAGACAGTTGGTGGTCTATAGGAGGGAGCAGTCCTTCTTACGCTGCTGGGCTGCGTCTGGTAAGGTGTCTCATTCCCATGACACTGGCTTGATGTGCACAGCAGAGCACCACCGAGGATCGTTAAAGATGCCGAGATGAAGCCAAGGTAAAGAGCTTGACCTATCTCGTACTTCATCCCGCTGGGAAGCATGGGGTTGTAGAACTCTGTAACGACGTCGTTAGTGGTCCACGAAACAGGTACCAGGCAAACGAGACCGGCCAGGATGAAAATGATCCCCCCAGTGACTGCGATGGAGGCTTTGGCAGAAGTCCCCTTGGCACACTGCGTGCACTTCATACCAATGACAGCAATCACGCATGCCAGCACAGAAAGGACGCAGGAAATTACCATCATGGCACGGGCGGCTTGGAGGTCACGGGGCAGCGCCAGCTGGGAGCGGTGGACTTGGCACTGGTAGATGCCGGTGCTGTGCCAGACGCACTCCATCCAAAGCCCTTTCATATAGGCCACAGCTGTTATAATATTGGTGCCTACGTGTGCCGTCCGCCACCAGTGCGGCAGAATAGTAGCAATTAATGTCCCAATTAGGCCGAGCAGGCTTAGAGCAAAGCCAAGTAACTGAACAGCCGAGCTTGCCATGTTAATGTTTGTCCTGCCTAGTTCTCTTAATAAAGCACCTCTGCTTGAAttccttcagaaaacacaagctTTTCTTGGAAGATATGCAGCTGTTTTACTTTGACACCTTCTGCTCTCCTAATAAAAGGTAATTGAGGAAAAAAGGAGTTAATTATTACCCAAATGCATTACCTCTCCAGCCAGTAAGGTACATTCCAAGTGCAGTTAGTTCAATAATTAGCATAGTTATCGCTGTTAATCGTACTTTTGTGGAAGTAATGGGAAAGTAAGCTTCCCTCTTCACTTATATAAACAGTCCTCTGTTGCCCACTGGGAAGAAAACTCAAGACAatttatgaaatggaaaaaaatattttaaatgcaaatatcCCTCTTCCCAGCAGActcttcaaaaaaacaaacatgattTCCTTTCTAAAGCAGAGAATTAGCTAGTGTTAGCACTTGGAATGAATGAGATTTATAAAGTAGGGAGCTGCAGGTTGCTTTACATGATGAAAACATTCCCAGAAGGTCATAGCAGGACTAGGAAAACAATAAGAGTGTATTTTCTCAAAGTAGGGTGCAAAGAGAGTGATTTAAAACCTGTGGAAGAGGATAACAAGTATTGGATTAAAGTCGCTTTCCTGATTTGCCAGTATTTCTTGAGGttgcagtttaataaagcaactCAAAGGGGAATAATTTTCATTAGCCTCTGTGGAGTTTCAGCTTATGATTTTAGGTTGTGGGCAAAATGACAGCATGTGAAACCAGATGTACATCAGAGAGCTTCTGAGAAGCAACACCTTCACAGTTCAGTCATGTATAAATTCtagctgaaaaacaagaaatagtAACTCTTCCTTCTGTATAAATTGCAGATTAAGTGGTCTTTTCCAATGGCTGCCTTGCAAGGTCTGTTATACATCATGCATTATGTGTGTGGGCAGAAACctgatattttaatatataaaataactgtTGCATCAAAATCCAACTTGgaattcagaaacagaaacaaatttaaGCTCCATTTCTGCAAAGACCCATGCGTGTACTGAATGCATGTTTGTAGAAGAAAGCGTAAGTGTTTGCAGGACTGGGCCTTAGCagacaaaaggaggaaaaccatCTGGGCAAACTAATGTAGACTGTTAGAACAACAAAATAATGCAGAGGGAGAAAAGTGAAAGCTGGTTTATATTCCCCTTATCTCACTAATGAGGCAGGAGTGCTTGAGGTGTGCATCAGTGCCGATGTTTGTCTCCAGACCACTGTCTCGGCATGCACCGAACTCTGCATAACAACAAGATGGTGTGTCTCTTCCAGAAACAAACCAGAATCTGCCTTGGACTTTATgccaaaagaaaggaaaaaattaaaaaacacaggGATTATATGGCCTAGGCAGGACAGCAATGCAGGCTGAGTCTTATACTTATacatgttccttttcttttgtttggaaCGTGTCTGCTGTGTGCAGACGTAGGATGGGGAGGAATGCAATATTGGACAGGATCTGTGGAGAAGTACCCAGGCCTCTGactggaaaggaagagaaaacccGAAGACCAGTTTTCCTTTAGTGTGGGTAGATTTAGGAAGGCATTTTCCTATTGTTAGGGTTTTCTggcctttcaaatgcttttacataatgcttaaaggaaaataactgGGTTTACATAGTTGCTGAAGTAATTTGCCTTATTTGCAAATAGTGAGACAAATGCAGTGGTTTCTGATATGCAAATGTCAGAAATCATTGTCCCAGGTATGTGCCATGGGTTTTCTCTGCATTCTGCCGGGGAAGGCCTCTCTTTGTATCAGCCATCACAGAGTATCGCAATATGACGAGACACAGGTTAGGGTCAAGCACAGCACAAAGGAGCACAACAAAAGTAAGGAAATGGTTATCTCCAGCAGTATTGGaggtgttttatttctgttctcacCACATGCTTGGGTAAGAGCTCCAGAAGTCCTCAATGTATGTTTGCCGTCCAGATAAACTGAGTTTGGCTCACATATTAAGCATAAGGAAAATTAAgcagctttttccctttttatatTACTGTTTGTTTCCTGTGAGGCATATCATTCTTGTATCTCAGCATGCCACACACCTTAGAGACATATCCTGGTAATACCTCTCCAGAATCAGGGAGATCTAGACATACCTTTGGGGCACAGCAGGAGGACGAGGAATGTACCCAGGTCACACAGGAAATCGGGAGCTGAGCTGGAAATGGAGCTTGGGTCTCCTGTGTCCCAGTCCCAGTCCTAGGCCCTACCCCCAGTACCACCTTTCACATCCCTGGTCTCTGCCTGGTCTGATAGCCCTCCACTCCCTCAGTACTTTTCCCCGCTTGCATCTGCAGATGCGTGCAACCTGAATTTATACTCTATCCAATTACTCAGCCTGCACATCATATCCTCATATTGCACACCATTCAGAAAAGTGCTCTAGGTTACTCTTGCATGTTTGCAAACAGGCTTTCAAGGTCAGGCATCAGGCTTCGCAGCTGATCCCAAGGAGAACAGGATATAAAAGGTAAATGTGATTTACACCACCAGTCACGGGAAATGGACCCCCAATTTAATGGAGGTCAGAATACTCTGGGGCTTGGCAGCAGCTATTTTTAGATGTCATTAaggtgttatttttaaacattagcCATTAAGAACCTTCTAATTTAAGAAACCAGTGTTAATGAGCCCTGCTTGCTTGGCATCACGTTTTCCATGTGCCTTTCTCAGCAAATGCCAGCTGCCCCTGGTGCTCAGCAATGCTGTAACTGCTGTGGAccagccttcccctccctgcttgcaatcagcaaaaccagcagtaaCTTAACAAGTTTATCTCCAAGAACATCAATGGCCTTGTTAAAATGTCTCACCTTACAGCTTTGTTCCTAACAGGTTAGGCGAGGAACatgaccaccacagcaggatCAGGTGAGCAGCTGGTTGGATGTTT
Proteins encoded in this window:
- the CLDN14 gene encoding claudin-14 — translated: MASSAVQLLGFALSLLGLIGTLIATILPHWWRTAHVGTNIITAVAYMKGLWMECVWHSTGIYQCQVHRSQLALPRDLQAARAMMVISCVLSVLACVIAVIGMKCTQCAKGTSAKASIAVTGGIIFILAGLVCLVPVSWTTNDVVTEFYNPMLPSGMKYEIGQALYLGFISASLTILGGALLCTSSQCHGNETPYQTQPSSVRRTAPSYRPPTVYKGNHASSLTSASHSGYRLNDYV